In Eublepharis macularius isolate TG4126 chromosome 4, MPM_Emac_v1.0, whole genome shotgun sequence, the following are encoded in one genomic region:
- the CCNG1 gene encoding cyclin-G1 encodes MIETLATSETPELLYQLNVLLEQELRCQPKLSGLRLIESAHDNGLRMTARLRDFEAKDLLSLIHFFGFSTETFSLAVNYLDRFLSKMKVQPKHLGCVGLSCFYLAVKATEEERNVPLAADLIRISQYRFTVSDMMRMEGILLEKLCGKLKATTAFHFLQLYYSVLHDSLSNERKKHLSFEKLEAQLKACHCRIVFSKAKPSVLALSIVVLEAEEKLLELMETVECYRIHSKINSRELSFWKELVSKCLTEYSSSKCSKPNVQKLKWIVSGRTARQLKHSCYRIAHLPTIPETDFSTMEEKVEC; translated from the exons ATGATTGAAACACTTGCAACAAGTGAGACTCCGGAACTGCTGTATCAGCTGAATGTGCTACTGGAACAGGAGTTAAGATGTCAGCCGAAACTCTCAGGCCTGAGGCTAATTGAATCAGCTCATGATAACGGACTCCGGATGACGGCAAGGCTGAGAGACTTTGAAGCAAAAGACCTGCTTAGTTTAATTCACTTCTTTGGCTTTAGTACAGAGACGTTTTCTCTCGCTGTGAATTACTTAGACAGATTTTTATCAAAAATGAAG GTACAGCCAAAACACTTAGGCTGTGTTGGTCTAAGCTGCTTCTACTTGGCTGTGAAAGCAACTGAGGAAGAGAGAAATGTTCCTCTAGCTGCTGATCTGATCCGAATAAGTCAGTATCGGTTCACAGTTTCTGACATGATGAGAATGGAGGGGATTCTTTTAGAGAAGCTATGTGGAAAACTAAAAGCAACAACTGCCTTTCATTTTCTACAACTCTACTATTCAGTACTACATGACAGCTTAAGCAATGAAAG GAAAAAGCATCTTAGCTTTGAAAAACTTGAAGCCCAGCTTAAGGCATGCCACTGTAGAATAGTTTTTTCTAAAGCAAAG CCATCTGTGTTGGCACTCTCCATAGTAGTGCTAGAAGCTGAAGAAAAACTGCTGGAGTTGATGGAAACAGTGGAGTGCTACAGAATACATTCCAAG ATAAATAGTAGAGAGTTATCCTTTTGGAAGGAACTGGTGTCAAAGTGCCTCACAGAATATTCCTCAAGCAAGTGCTCAAAACCAAATGTTCAGAAGCTGAAATGGATTGTGTCTGGTCGCACAGCACGACAACTGAAACACAGCTGCTACAGAATAGCCCACCTTCCTACTATTCCAGAAACTGATTTCTCAACA ATGGAAGAGAAAGTGGAGTGTTGA